The following coding sequences are from one Mytilus trossulus isolate FHL-02 chromosome 8, PNRI_Mtr1.1.1.hap1, whole genome shotgun sequence window:
- the LOC134681030 gene encoding uncharacterized protein LOC134681030, whose protein sequence is MLFQMSEPDLYDFMRSRNIKDDIIRTLIEEKIDSQTIIHMSEEELTKFVPLYGDRKAIIAFSRDRKDTSCEKKKKTKTSLMKKLRAKVNAIKGGASYSSGDEDEDEKEVRSSLSKKLKGNKNAEKKKRLVDLSCFHNDGDAYHQIRGNKGGGPKSFDMEKFDTMGQVLDLAKQLYFPNGHNAVRGKITEYEIKLTDTYFQNIDLQSTVESCYNRLKMRQLRFNFCTEGTTSTIESDELPPLSIPKNRNATAQSGVIEVMEIIDLPPTCLSKPEKSNDIFVTNDFYNAELPDIQTNFDIADFSFDGDIAFGPNVRASNVSLDSTLPLESGSGDTLDRPLEFGNAGTVERKIIRIHRASALMDMIIHFKDPNIMTVDIDAIMVLDNGKEEAGEGDGVFRDCITQFWDEFYEQCTEGRIFKVPVLRHDFQKEEWKAVSRIIRKGFEVSGYWPISIMPAIFEECIHGSIESSLIELFSDYLPEMESQIVKKAISNFNDVDQDDFLEFLDSHSCRKLVNSENVLPIIGELAHKELIQQPRYVIECFRSELRQLQVTPGKLQQIYQEMKPTSKEILKSLSVPENMKEAERLCAGFLKRYIKDLDGEKQKAFLRFCTGSDVLLGMKITIEFFESKGFTRSPIAHTCGRVLQIPSTYDTYPSFRSEFNYLLNSKVWVMDTV, encoded by the exons atgttatttcagaTGTCTGAACCTGACCTTTATGACTTCATGAGAAGTCGCAATATTAAAGATGATATTATAAGAACATTGATAGAGGAAAAG ATAGATTCCCAAACTATCATTCACATGTCAGAAGAGGAATTGACAAAGTTTGTGCCGCTGTATGGGGATCGCAAAGCAATAATAGCGTTTAGCAGGGACAGAAAAGACACGTCttgtgaaaagaaaaagaagacaaagaCGTCGTTAATGAAAAAACTTCGGGCAAAAGTGAATGCAATAAAGGGAGGGGCCTCTTATAGTAGTGGAGATGAGGATGAGGATGAAAAAGAGGTACGTAGTTCTTTGAGTAAGAAACTGAAAGGCAACAAGAAcgcagaaaaaaagaaacgtctTGTGGATCTAAGCTGTTTCCATAATGACGGTGATGCATATCATCAGATACGAGGAAACAAGGGCGGTGGCCCTAAGTCGTTTGACATGGAAAAATTTGATACGATGGGACAAGTATTAGACCTTGCCAAACAGCTGTATTTTCCAAATGGACACAACGCAGTGAGAGGTAAAATCACGGAATATGAGATAAAATTAACtgacacatattttcaaaacatcgaCTTACAGTCTACCGTGGAGTCCTGTTATAATCGTTTAAAGATGAGACAATTGAGGTTCAACTTCTGCACAGAAGGCACTACTAGTACAATTGAGAGTGACGAGTTGCCACCTTTATCAATTCCAAAGAATAGGAATGCAACTGCTCAGAGTGGAGTTATTGAAGTAATGGAAATTATTGACTTGCCTCCAACCTGTTTAAGCAAACctgaaaaatcaaatgacatttttgtcactaatgatttttataatgcAGAACTTCCGGATATCCAAACAAACTTTGATATTGCTGATTTTTCGTTCGACGGTGATATTGCATTTGGTCCTAATGTACGGGCAAGCAATGTAAGCTTAGACTCGACATTACCATTAGAGAGTGGAAGTGGTGATACTTTGGACAGACCATTAGAATTTGGAAATGCTGGTACAGTGGAGAGAAAAATTATTCGTATACATAGGGCTTCAGCTTTAATGGATatgataattcattttaaagatcCAAACATCATGACTGTAGACATTGATGCCATCATGGTATTAGACAATGGTAAGGAAGAAGCCGGAGAAGGAGATGGTGTTTTCAGAGATTGTATAACCCAGTTTTGGGATGAATTCTATGAACAATGCACAGAGGGTCGTATTTTCAAGGTACCTGTACTTAGGCATGATTTCCAAAAGGAGGAATGGAAAGCTGTTAGTAGAATAATAAGAAAGGGGTTTGAAGTCAGTGGTTACTGGCCCATTTCAATTATGCCTGCTATATTCGAAGAGTGCATTCATGGAAGCATTGAATCAAGTctgattgaattgttttcagATTACTTACCTGAAATGGAAAGTCAGATTGTTAAAAAAGCTATTTCCAATTTCAATGATGTGGATCAAGATGACTTCCTTGAATTCCTTGATAGTCATTCTTGTAGAAAATTGGTGAATTCTGAAAATGTCCTGCCAATTATTGGAGAGTTGGCACATAAAGAGTTGATTCAACAACCACGCTACGTGATCGAATGTTTCCGTTCAGAATTACGACAGTTACAAGTCACTCCAGGCAAACTACAACAAATTTATCAAGAAATGAAACCAACATCTAAGGAAATTTTGAAATCCTTGAGTGTACCGGAAAACATGAAAGAAGCGGAAAGGCTATGTGCAggctttttaaaaagatatatcaaAGATCTAGATGGAGAAAAACAAAAGGCTTTCTTGAGGTTCTGCACAGGTTCAGATGTCCTGCTGGGAATGAAAATAACGATTGAGTTTTTTGAATCTAAAGGGTTCACACGGTCACCAATAGCTCATACATGTGGGCGAGTATTACAAATTCCATCAACTTATGACACATATCCTTCTTTTAGGTCTGAGTTCAATTATCTGTTGAACAGTAAGGTTTGGGTAATGGACACAGTTTAG
- the LOC134727711 gene encoding uncharacterized protein LOC134727711, giving the protein MNVLDTHDECYRHRICQKAFPCNTCWEWDDEKRSLVDKTLEKARSKLSFSSSAVNPSVQEAGKKLETAKLSELASPAKHEKLSKVRTDHSADDREPQSTGVHFEAVEFNKFIADQVQMQLKKLLPQEQTQGLIASDAMHSSIDSKCEISESQFLSRPRAHYSKFVPSDDQISVVSHEIEDEISMGGSAISDENNNDAHSQSHSHEKDFSLFSEGAPGSTDPIQWNNFLHKLTTKLKIDCSEETETETVRTSYLPSRLNSGNSNKSAHLKLPLEGTTVEVFKNLEKEAMSGRLKNRSVRLRDDKAFMVSKTDFTEFCSPPRLDDNIEEGLSSTMGNKRKGFVDRKKFSHSLPSFHKEMDAEFKKVDNSARTLLRSVSYGSLIASYIDVADSEEDRVEACSALVACFKSMADMTSRIVANSVINRGNIFLKNVDFTSKATSAKLLNLPLNGAQFFGGKYFDTLHSSAENIRDAKETQNVYRSSFVPGGQQFDDGSRKRKSQETSNVSYNKPAKTSRYDKQDFNDRRGTDTSSNFRALPAKQGGKGFFLWKNSSQKNFKK; this is encoded by the coding sequence atgaacgTGTTAGACACGCACGATGAATGCTACCGACATCGGATTTGTCAGAAGGCCTTTCCCTGCAATACTTGTTGGGAATGGGATGATGAGAAACGGTCACTCGTGGATAAAACGCTGGAGAAAGCCAGGTCAAAGCTTTCTTTTTCATCAAGTGCCGTTAACCCTTCTGTGCAGGAGGCAGGCAAGAAACTTGAAACGGCAAAGCTGAGTGAATTGGCGTCGCCGGCAAAGCATGAAAAACTATCGAAAGTTCGAACTGATCATAGTGCAGATGATCGTGAACCTCAAAGTACGGGAGTACATTTTGAAGCAGTtgaatttaacaaatttatagCAGATCAAGTGCAAATGCAATTGAAAAAGTTGTTACCACAGGAACAGACACAAGGCCTTATTGCAAGTGATGCAATGCATTCTTCCATTGACTCGAAATGTGAGATTTCGGAGAGTCAATTTTTGTCTAGGCCAAGGGCCCACTATAGTAAATTTGTGCCATCCGATGATCAGATTTCTGTTGTTTCCCATGAAATCGAGGATGAAATAAGTATGGGTGGTTCAGCTATTtctgatgaaaataataatgatgcCCACTCTCAGTCACATTCTCATGAAAAAGACTTTTCTCTGTTTAGTGAAGGAGCACCAGGATCTACTGATCCAATTCAATGGAATAATTTTCTCCATAAATTGACaactaaattaaaaatagattgttcAGAGGAAACTGAAACAGAAACAGTCAGAACTTCCTATTTGCCTTCAAGACTGAACTCTGGCAATTCAAATAAATCAGCTCATTTGAAATTACCTCTAGAGGGTACCACAGTTGAAGTTTTTAAGAATTTGGAAAAGGAAGCCATGTCTGGAAGACTCAAAAATAGGTCCGTTCGTCTTAGAGATGATAAGGCCTTTATGGTGTCGAAAACAGATTTCACAGAATTTTGTTCTCCTCCAAGGCTTGATGATAACATAGAGGAGGGTTTGTCATCTACTAtgggaaataaaagaaaaggttTTGTAGACCGTAAAAAGTTTTCACACTCTTTACCTTCCTTTCATAAGGAAATGGATGCTGAATTTAAGAAGGTTGACAACTCAGCTAGAACATTGTTAAGAAGTGTTTCATATGGCTCTTTGATAGCAAGCTATATTGATGTTGCTGATTCAGAGGAAGACAGGGTAGAAGCATGTTCAGCTTTAGTAGCATGtttcaaatctatggcagatatGACTTCACGTATAGTTGCTAACTCTGTTATAAACAGAGGgaacattttcttaaaaaatgttgatttcaCTAGCAAAGCCACATCAGCAAAATTGTTGAATTTACCTTTGAATGGCGCACAATTTTTTGGtggtaaatattttgatactttGCATTCCTCAGCTGAAAATATAAGAGATGCTAAAGAAACACAAAACGTTTATCGTTCTTCATTTGTTCCAGGAGGGCAACAATTTGATGACGGATCTAGGAAAAGAAAATCTCAAGAAACTTCTAATGTATCCTACAACAAACCTGCAAAAACATCAAGATATGATAAGCAGGATTTTAATGACCGTCGTGGCACTGACACTTCGTCTAATTTTCGTGCCTTGCCAGCAAAACAAGGaggaaaaggattttttttatggaaaaattCCTCCCagaaaaatttcaagaaataa
- the LOC134727710 gene encoding uncharacterized protein LOC134727710, with protein sequence MAAKHPTIESVHSCTNELDSTFKMVDKSDKYFQRNAFTGADNSVDIDHRCLRTRIGSSSRNLADFRNLAKVLSTKTYKLVGIEGCTPSSSTSCTDRERQEYFDKVGQYNSDKLYQQTGRNPFARTVLPNLGPLSMVYSEQSNYPCSSHSGKDKSTSRCSFEGGKSFQDDRMDTQQYDSKYDISETGNSKYRSVCNSSEQKVSSLLLSGSRHSSISSRCSNFKLERHLFICISSSNPCSSDITKDSRRKDSCSSNSTNVAKTILVSSDVGSNDRYSNKTTTSAFTNSQSNTNISSESRNIESCGMEIISLYQNLYLPV encoded by the coding sequence ATGGCGGCCAAACATCCAACCATTGAATCAGTTCATTCTTGTACGAATGAGCTTGACAGTACATTTAAGATGGTGGACAAATCggacaaatattttcaaaggaaTGCCTTTACAGGAGCCGACAATTCAGTTGACATTGATCACAGATGCCTCAGAACTAGGATTGGGAGCTCATCTAGGAACTTGGCAGACTTCAGGAATTTGGCCAAAGTCTTATcaactaaaacatataaattggTTGGAATTGAAGGCTGTACACCTAGCTCTTCAACAAGCTGTACAGATCGTGAAAGACAAGAATATTTTGATAAGGTCGGACAATACAACAGTGATAAGTTATATCAACAAACAGGGCGGAACCCATTCGCCAGAACTGTTTTACCTAACTTGGGACCTTTATCAATGGTGTATTCAGAACAAAGTAACTATCCGTGCAGTTCACATTCCGGGAAAGATAAATCTACTAGCAGATGCTCTTTCGAGGGGGGAAAATCTTTTCAAGATGACAGAATGGACACTCAACAATATGATAGTAAATATGATATTTCAGAGACTGGGAACTCCAAGTATAGATCTGTTTGCAACAGCTCAGAACAAAAAGTTAGCAGTTTATTGCTCTCCGGTTCCAGACATAGCAGCATTTCAAGTAGATGCTCTAACTTTAAATTGGAGCGGCATCTATTTATATGCATTTCCTCCTCCAATCCTTGTTCCTCGGATATTACAAAAGATTCGAGAAGAAAAGACAGTTGTTCTTCTAATAGCACCAATGTGGCCAAGACAATCTTGGTATCCTCAGATGTTGGATCTAATGATAGATATTCCAATAAAACTACCACTTCTGCTTTCACAAATTCACAATcgaatacaaatatttcatcagaGTCCAGAAACATTGAATCTTGTGGCATGGAAATTATCAGTTTATATCAAAATCTGTACTTACCTGTCTGA